A single genomic interval of Camelina sativa cultivar DH55 chromosome 11, Cs, whole genome shotgun sequence harbors:
- the LOC104724739 gene encoding putative mediator of RNA polymerase II transcription subunit 26, protein MEEDLVPTRHTDAEISVVVRDLMGPSSSSALSKALHAYLSIGEQFYQDSQKLMEKISCFETNIRRPYFHVNPLDANQLENWHAYLNFAESFGDFDWAIKLYERCLIPCANYTEFWFRYVDFVEIKGGRELANFALARASQTFVKNASVIHLFNARFKEHVGDASAASVALSRCSEELGFGFVENVTKKANMEKRLGNFEAAVTIYREALEKTLIGKENLETTGLLYVRLSRLKYMITDSADDAAQILIEGNEKVPHYKLLLEELIRLLMMHGGSRQVDRLDPIIDKEISHQADSSDGLSAEDKEEISNLYMEFIDLSGTIHDVRKALGRHIKLFPHSARAKLHESRPLGRSFRELIQRREKARECSNQDLLTNRGISNTVDSPPKEKKESSLDSDGAQSKDAVRVDYVNTELNRGCLASGNLVQGNDNVAERENLCESQSDLSMGLTADEGGERSREVSQPIQATPNHGFVTKQAHFSSNSVDTVKSDAIVIQPRGSRSPQSYQSQESLRQTGRNRYHRRDFNQTHKDWKPRSQERPPQMSYSVGTLGQQMGVAPRDNGVAVQSSISQNPQNQFQNSALQMHPVVQTSNAYPQTQILGQHMIAHPADSQNPQNQYQNSTSQVQTSLAYPQTQIPQNQVQSNYQQEGQMQSHEAYNQMWQQYYYNYYYYQHQQQQLMSEQPQPNQNAQPQLDQNLLQLLSKQYQSQAKTQYPQSQQVEQLNPQQQSQEPENQQQIQFQQQQQQQQEWFQQQQQWQQQQYALYLQQQQLQGEAKGEEQRPSIPQPQVSTTNSDIQKSQESGAVNEANLSSDTSISSI, encoded by the exons ATGGAAGAAGATTTGGTCCCTACACGTCACACTGATGCGGAGATCTCTGTTGTTGTGAGAGACTTGATGGGTCCTTCCTCTAGCTCAGCTTTGTCAAAAGCACTGCATGCATATTTGTCAATTGGGGAACAGTTCTATCAAGATTCACAGAAGTTGATGGAGAAGATAAGCTGCTTTGAGACAAATATCCGCAGGCCTTATTTTCATGTAAATCCGTTGGACGCTAATCAGCTGGAAAATTGGCATGCATATTTGAACTTCGCCGAGTCATTTGGGGACTTTGACTGG GCTATTAAGCTTTATGAGAGATGCTTAATACCTTGCGCTAATTACACCGAGTTCTGGTTCCGCTATGTGGATTTTGTCGAAATCAAGGGTGGAAGGGAGCTAGCAAACTTTGCATTGGCTCGAGCGTCACAGACTTTTGTCAAG AATGCATCTGTTATCCATCTATTCAATGCAAGATTCAAGGAACACGTTGGAGATGCATCTGCTGCTTCAGTTGCTTTGTCTCGATGTAGTGAGGAactgggttttggttttgttgaaaaTGTAACTAAAAAGGCTAACATGGAAAAGCGTCTG GGTAATTTTGAAGCTGCTGTTACTATATACAGAGAAGCTCTGGAGAAAACACTCattggaaaagaaaatttggaaacCACCGGACTGCTGTATGTTCGATTGTCTCGCCTCAAGTACATG ATTACAGATAGTGCTGATGATGCAGCTCAGATTCTGATAGAAGGCAATGAGAAAGTTCCTCACTATAAATTACTTCTTGAG GAACTTATAAGACTCTTAATGATGCATGGAGGGTCGCGACAAGTGGATCGGTTAGATCCTATCATAGATAAGGAAATATCTCACCAGGCAGATTCTTCCGATGGTCTGAGCGCAGAGGACAAAGAGGAGATATCAAATTTATACATGGAG TTTATTGATCTCTCTGGAACCATCCATgatgtgaggaaggctttgggTCGACACATCAAATTATTCCCACATTCTGCTAGAGCCAAGTTACATGAATCCCGTCCTTTAGGAAGATCATTTAGAGAGTTAAttcagagaagagagaaggcTCGTGAGTGCTCGAATCAGGACCTATTAACAAACAGAGGCATTAGCAACACAGTCGATTCgccaccaaaagaaaagaaagagtcaTCTCTAGACTCTGATGGTGCCCAATCTAAAGATGCTGTTCGGGTGGACTATGTAAACACTGAGCTTAATCGGGGGTGTCTGGCTTCAGGAAATCTAGTTCAAGGAAACGATAATGTTGCTGAGAGGGAGAATTTGTGTGAGTCACAGAGTGATCTGTCCATGGGATTAACAGCGGATGAAGGTGGTGAACGCTCTCGTGAAGTTAGCCAACCGATCCAAGCCACACCAAACCATGGTTTTGTCACGAAACAAGCTCACTTTTCGTCCAATTCAGTAGATACTGTGAAATCAGATGCTATAGTGATCCAACCTAGGGGCTCAAGAAGTCCCCAAAGTTACCAAAGTCAAGAGTCTCTTAGGCAAACTGGTCGGAACAGGTACCACAGAAGAGATTTTAACCAGACTCACAAAGATTGGAAACCTCGTTCTCAAGAGAGACCTCCTCAGATGTCTTATTCAGTCGGAACTCTCGGTCAGCAAATGGGTGTTGCTCCTCGAGACAATGGGGTAGCGGTACAAAGCTCAATCTCACAGAATCCGCAAAACCAATTTCAGAACTCTGCACTTCAAATGCATCCTGTGGTCCAAACATCCAATGCTTATCCTCAAACTCAGATACTTGGTCAGCACATGATTGCACACCCTGCAGACTCACAGAATCCGCAGAACCAATATCAAAACTCTACATCTCAGGTTCAAACATCCCTTGCTTATCCTCAAACTCAGATTCCTCAAAATCAAGTGCAAAGTAACTACCAACAAGAAGGTCAGATGCAGAGTCATGAAGCTTATAACCAGATGTGGCAACAGTATTATTATAACTATTATTACTACCAGCACCAACAGCAACAGCTTATGTCTGAACAGCCACAACCAAATCAGAACGCTCAGCCACAACTTGATCAGAATCTTCTGCAACTTCTCTCCAAACAGTACCAGTCTCAAGCCAAAACCCAGTATCCCCAGTCTCAACAAGTGGAACAGCTCAATCCACAGCAACAAAGCCAAGAACCAGAAAATCAGCAGCAAATTCAGttccagcaacaacaacaacaacaacaagagtggttccaacagcaacaacaatggCAACAACAACAGTATGCTCTCTATCTTCAGCAACAGCAGTTGCAAGGAGAAGCAAAAGGCGAGGAACAAAGACCCTCTATACCACAGCCACAGGTCTCCACAACAAACAGTGATATTCAAAAG AGTCAAGAATCTGGAGCAGTCAATGAAGCAAATCTATCTTCTGACACTTCCATCAGTTCTATATGA